The Plutella xylostella chromosome 30, ilPluXylo3.1, whole genome shotgun sequence genome contains a region encoding:
- the LOC105394486 gene encoding lysosome membrane protein 2 isoform X1, with protein sequence MDQQNMTSVPLMPKEEEKVVVLTPSHGGVGKILVREDTVLANLQGCAGCGRAQFNCGGVQKQWSALCWGKNSGRSNYCLITLLSTIFTLSCVGTILLCCTNVIHDVVVSNMVLKNGSMAFKMWQRPAVLPLMKVHVFNYSNWDRVRQGLDTKLEVHDVGPYVYEQQVERVNIAFQNDSLTFQERNRFTFLPERSTGAILDKVSVPNLPYLGVVSLAIDNLNVFTKSMLNAGLQMSNHPNAFIHLPVHRFLWGYEDSVISAARPLLSILGQLPFEQFGLLVTKNGTVPERLTINTGEYDVDKMNIIEKLDGKPSLSYWSNRECNSIEGSDGSMFPPSLLDRRRQLNVFFPKLCRRVPFQYEKDVESEDGIQLLRYRMPADVFDSPQTNRNNQCFCNIDTGVCPPKGVINVTACSMGVPALVSFPHFYLGDPALRDEFTGLQPDPAKHDSFLDIHPKLGISLSGKSSLQLNIQVRKDDTGMFTAVKWLKKDLILPVAWLEMSVEELPESVRSLVYHGTYSTAAVQLGLTATCIVTLILSTLGLIVLYARSKKPKPCATIKKLPIETELKVQNS encoded by the exons ATGGATCAGCAGAACATGACATCAGTGCCTTTGATGCCAAAGGAGGAGGAAAAGGTGGTGGTTCTGACGCCCAGCCATGGCGGCGTGGGCAAGATCCTGGTGCGTGAGGATACGGTGCTGGCGAACCTGCAGGGCTGCGCGGGGTGCGGACGGGCGCAGTTCAACTGCGGGGGGGTGCAGAAGCAGTGGTCAGCCCTGTGCTGGGGCAAGAATAGCGGACGGAGTAACTATTGCT TGATCACGTTATTATCGACGATATTCACGTTGAGCTGCGTGGGCACCATCCTGCTGTGCTGCACCAACGTCATCCACGACGTCGTCGTGTCT AACATGGTCCTCAAGAACGGTTCCATGGCGTTCAAGATGTGGCAGCGTCCAGCAGTCCTACCCCTGATGAAGGTGCACGTGTTCAACTACAGCAACTGGGACCGAGTGAGGCAGGGGCTGGACACCAAGTTGGAGGTGCACGATGTGGGACCTTATGTTTATGA GCAACAAGTGGAGCGCGTGAACATCGCGTTCCAGAACGACAGCCTGACGTTCCAGGAACGCAACAGGTTCACGTTCCTGCCCGAGCGTTCTACGGGCGCCATCTTGGATAAGGTGTCGGTGCCGAACCTGCCGTATTTG GGCGTGGTCTCGCTGGCCATAGACAACCTGAACGTGTTCACCAAGTCGATGCTGAACGCCGGCCTACAGATGTCTAACCACCCCAACGCCTTCATACACCTGCCTGTGCACAG GTTCCTGTGGGGCTACGAAGACAGTGTGATCAGCGCCGCGCGGCCGCTGCTGAGCATCCTGGGGCAGCTGCCCTTCGAGCAGTTCGGCCTGCTCGTCACG AAAAACGGCACAGTCCCAGAGCGTCTCACCATCAACACCGGAGAATACGACGTGGACAAAATGAACATCATCGAGAAACTCGACGGCAAGCCCAGCCTGTCCTACTGGAGCAACCGGGAGTGCAACAG TATCGAGGGCTCGGACgggtccatgttcccgccctCGCTGCTGGACCGGCGCCGCCAGCTCAACGTGTTCTTCCCGAAGCTGTGTCGCCGGGTGCCCTTCCAGTATGAGAAGGATGTTGAG AGCGAAGATGGCATCCAGCTGCTCCGGTACCGGATGCCAGCGGACGTGTTCGACAGCCCGCAGACCAACCGCAACAACCAATGCTTCTGCAACATCGACACCGGAGTGTGCCCCCCTAAAGGGGTTATTAATGTCACCGCGTGTTCTATGG GAGTCCCAGCGCTGGTCTCGTTCCCGCACTTCTACCTGGGCGACCCGGCGCTGCGGGACGAGTTCACGGGCCTGCAGCCGGACCCGGCCAAGCACGACTCCTTCCTCGACATACACCCGAAACTGGGCATCAGCTTAAGCGGGAAGTCCAG TTTGCAGCTCAACATTCAAGTGAGGAAAGACGACACCGGAATGTTTACGGCCGTTAAATGGTTGAAAAAGGATCTGATTCTGCCTGTTGCGTGGCTTGAAATG TCTGTGGAAGAACTGCCTGAAAGTGTGAGATCGCTGGTGTACCATGGAACCTACTCGACAGCAGCGGTCCAACTAGGGCTCACCGCTACCTGCATTGTCACCCTTATTCTGTCCACGTTAGGGCTCATTGTCCTTTACGCGCGAAGCAAAAAGCCCAAGCCTTGCGCCACAATCAAGAAACTACCCATCGAAACGGAGTTAAAAGtacaaaattcgtga
- the LOC105394486 gene encoding lysosome membrane protein 2 isoform X2 codes for MVLKNGSMAFKMWQRPAVLPLMKVHVFNYSNWDRVRQGLDTKLEVHDVGPYVYEQQVERVNIAFQNDSLTFQERNRFTFLPERSTGAILDKVSVPNLPYLGVVSLAIDNLNVFTKSMLNAGLQMSNHPNAFIHLPVHRFLWGYEDSVISAARPLLSILGQLPFEQFGLLVTKNGTVPERLTINTGEYDVDKMNIIEKLDGKPSLSYWSNRECNSIEGSDGSMFPPSLLDRRRQLNVFFPKLCRRVPFQYEKDVESEDGIQLLRYRMPADVFDSPQTNRNNQCFCNIDTGVCPPKGVINVTACSMGVPALVSFPHFYLGDPALRDEFTGLQPDPAKHDSFLDIHPKLGISLSGKSSLQLNIQVRKDDTGMFTAVKWLKKDLILPVAWLEMSVEELPESVRSLVYHGTYSTAAVQLGLTATCIVTLILSTLGLIVLYARSKKPKPCATIKKLPIETELKVQNS; via the exons ATGGTCCTCAAGAACGGTTCCATGGCGTTCAAGATGTGGCAGCGTCCAGCAGTCCTACCCCTGATGAAGGTGCACGTGTTCAACTACAGCAACTGGGACCGAGTGAGGCAGGGGCTGGACACCAAGTTGGAGGTGCACGATGTGGGACCTTATGTTTATGA GCAACAAGTGGAGCGCGTGAACATCGCGTTCCAGAACGACAGCCTGACGTTCCAGGAACGCAACAGGTTCACGTTCCTGCCCGAGCGTTCTACGGGCGCCATCTTGGATAAGGTGTCGGTGCCGAACCTGCCGTATTTG GGCGTGGTCTCGCTGGCCATAGACAACCTGAACGTGTTCACCAAGTCGATGCTGAACGCCGGCCTACAGATGTCTAACCACCCCAACGCCTTCATACACCTGCCTGTGCACAG GTTCCTGTGGGGCTACGAAGACAGTGTGATCAGCGCCGCGCGGCCGCTGCTGAGCATCCTGGGGCAGCTGCCCTTCGAGCAGTTCGGCCTGCTCGTCACG AAAAACGGCACAGTCCCAGAGCGTCTCACCATCAACACCGGAGAATACGACGTGGACAAAATGAACATCATCGAGAAACTCGACGGCAAGCCCAGCCTGTCCTACTGGAGCAACCGGGAGTGCAACAG TATCGAGGGCTCGGACgggtccatgttcccgccctCGCTGCTGGACCGGCGCCGCCAGCTCAACGTGTTCTTCCCGAAGCTGTGTCGCCGGGTGCCCTTCCAGTATGAGAAGGATGTTGAG AGCGAAGATGGCATCCAGCTGCTCCGGTACCGGATGCCAGCGGACGTGTTCGACAGCCCGCAGACCAACCGCAACAACCAATGCTTCTGCAACATCGACACCGGAGTGTGCCCCCCTAAAGGGGTTATTAATGTCACCGCGTGTTCTATGG GAGTCCCAGCGCTGGTCTCGTTCCCGCACTTCTACCTGGGCGACCCGGCGCTGCGGGACGAGTTCACGGGCCTGCAGCCGGACCCGGCCAAGCACGACTCCTTCCTCGACATACACCCGAAACTGGGCATCAGCTTAAGCGGGAAGTCCAG TTTGCAGCTCAACATTCAAGTGAGGAAAGACGACACCGGAATGTTTACGGCCGTTAAATGGTTGAAAAAGGATCTGATTCTGCCTGTTGCGTGGCTTGAAATG TCTGTGGAAGAACTGCCTGAAAGTGTGAGATCGCTGGTGTACCATGGAACCTACTCGACAGCAGCGGTCCAACTAGGGCTCACCGCTACCTGCATTGTCACCCTTATTCTGTCCACGTTAGGGCTCATTGTCCTTTACGCGCGAAGCAAAAAGCCCAAGCCTTGCGCCACAATCAAGAAACTACCCATCGAAACGGAGTTAAAAGtacaaaattcgtga